Proteins encoded within one genomic window of Sulfurovum sp. XGS-02:
- a CDS encoding MoxR family ATPase: protein MNEQINTLKKEISKAVIGQEAMVEGLLIGLLCDGHILVEGVPGLAKTTTINALSRALGLESKRIQFTPDLLPSDIIGAQIYNPQDHSFSIKKGPLFTHLLLADEINRAPAKVQSALLEVMQERQVTIAEETFKLERPFLVMATQNPIEQEGVYALPEAQLDRFMMKIVVQHNSEAQELEIMRKAASKSFGEVQTVLSIEDLFALQEEIGKIHIDEEMERYMVQIITATREPLRFGLEDIAENIMFGASPRASIDLYKAAKAKAFLRGNDFVSPADIGYVIHNVLRHRIVLSYEARAKGIHTDEIITAIIETLPIP, encoded by the coding sequence ATGAATGAACAGATAAACACACTTAAAAAAGAGATAAGCAAAGCCGTTATAGGGCAGGAGGCCATGGTTGAAGGACTGCTCATAGGATTGCTCTGTGACGGGCATATACTGGTAGAAGGTGTACCGGGACTTGCAAAGACCACAACCATCAATGCACTCTCACGTGCCTTAGGGTTAGAGTCTAAACGTATCCAGTTCACACCGGACCTTTTACCTTCGGACATCATCGGTGCACAGATCTATAACCCGCAAGACCACAGTTTCAGTATCAAAAAGGGTCCGCTTTTCACACACCTTCTTTTAGCCGACGAGATCAACCGTGCCCCTGCCAAAGTACAATCCGCCCTGCTTGAAGTGATGCAGGAGAGACAGGTCACCATTGCCGAAGAGACCTTTAAACTTGAACGGCCGTTTCTGGTCATGGCCACGCAGAACCCCATAGAACAAGAAGGGGTCTACGCACTGCCTGAAGCGCAGCTGGACCGCTTTATGATGAAGATCGTCGTGCAGCACAACTCTGAAGCCCAAGAGCTGGAGATCATGCGGAAAGCAGCAAGTAAAAGTTTTGGTGAAGTGCAGACCGTACTGAGTATAGAGGACCTCTTTGCACTGCAAGAAGAGATCGGCAAGATCCATATCGATGAAGAGATGGAACGCTATATGGTACAGATCATCACTGCAACAAGGGAACCTCTCAGATTTGGCCTAGAGGATATCGCTGAGAACATTATGTTCGGCGCAAGCCCAAGAGCCTCTATAGACCTTTACAAGGCAGCCAAAGCCAAGGCCTTTCTGCGTGGAAATGACTTTGTATCTCCTGCAGACATCGGATATGTGATACACAATGTACTCCGTCACCGTATTGTCCTCTCTTATGAGGCCAGAGCCAAAGGTATCCATACCGATGAGATCATCACTGCGATTATTGAGACACTACCGATACCCTAA
- a CDS encoding DUF58 domain-containing protein, whose translation MNTALKALQLKARHQVYTLLSGHNLSKLHGEGYDFSELREYQMGDDIRKINWTISAKLGYPYIKELHANRELSVVVAAFMDASLYFGQGNAKQEKLTEVATILGYAAQQNNDLFTGIHYTQEQTHTTPPTKQLYHIEQFSQALYGASVLHTALDHSAAIQDLFKRLHKPSLLFILSDFLEEMDLSLLSQKHEVIAVIIRDREEEVPKKLGEVTLSHPQDDKKMDTYFGQRSIEKYLARLKENDEKLSEHFAHYDIRSVKIFTDDEAVSKLVGLFV comes from the coding sequence ATGAATACAGCCCTTAAAGCACTGCAACTCAAAGCCAGACACCAAGTATACACGCTGCTTAGCGGACACAACCTCTCTAAGCTCCATGGGGAGGGGTATGACTTCTCGGAACTCAGAGAGTACCAGATGGGGGATGACATCCGGAAGATAAACTGGACCATCTCGGCAAAGCTGGGATATCCCTATATCAAGGAGTTGCATGCCAACCGTGAACTCTCCGTCGTAGTGGCTGCCTTCATGGATGCCAGCCTCTATTTTGGCCAGGGAAATGCCAAACAGGAGAAGCTTACAGAGGTAGCCACTATCCTGGGCTATGCGGCACAGCAGAATAATGACCTCTTTACAGGGATACACTATACTCAGGAGCAAACCCATACGACCCCGCCGACCAAACAGCTCTATCATATAGAACAGTTCTCACAAGCACTCTACGGTGCCTCTGTGCTCCATACTGCACTGGACCATAGCGCTGCCATTCAAGACCTTTTCAAAAGGCTGCACAAACCTTCGCTTCTATTTATCCTGAGTGATTTTTTAGAAGAGATGGATCTCTCTTTGCTCTCTCAAAAACACGAAGTCATTGCAGTGATCATCAGAGATAGAGAAGAAGAGGTCCCTAAAAAACTCGGGGAGGTCACTCTCTCCCATCCGCAGGATGACAAGAAGATGGATACCTATTTTGGCCAAAGAAGTATAGAGAAGTATCTTGCAAGACTCAAAGAGAACGATGAGAAGCTCTCTGAGCATTTTGCCCACTATGACATTCGTTCGGTTAAGATATTCACAGATGACGAAGCCGTAAGCAAACTGGTGGGGCTCTTTGTATAG
- a CDS encoding calcium:proton antiporter has translation MQLLKNFSKEYSLFAAIIAYFGITFFEHTLVASTVGNLIGFSVLFVVIIYAAMSVAHHAEMLAEKFGEPYGTLILTISAVVVEIVIIAIMMVHEHNPVLARDTIYAAVMLDINALLGLAAIIGGIKYGEQPYNVDSSNSYLSMLLVAIGIAMVVPHFMDAAHIDSYMMFNVVMFILLYITFTRIQVASHRYFFEYEHEEEEICDEEGHCTPNPHKINGWYHGVNLVVAIIMIGVLSEILAIFMGNTMKTFGLPLSIAAVGVALISAAPELITAVRAALDNRMQTVVNIALGASLATILLTVPAVIVVTRYMGMDLNLAITPVQGVMLGLTLLVSIVNFNDGETNMLEGFLHVILFVVFVYLLFV, from the coding sequence ATGCAACTTCTCAAAAATTTTTCAAAAGAGTATAGTCTCTTTGCAGCGATCATCGCTTATTTTGGTATCACTTTTTTTGAACATACACTGGTAGCATCTACAGTTGGGAATCTTATAGGTTTTTCTGTACTGTTTGTGGTCATTATCTATGCAGCGATGTCTGTGGCACACCATGCAGAGATGCTGGCAGAAAAGTTCGGGGAGCCTTACGGTACGCTGATCCTGACCATCTCTGCAGTGGTGGTGGAGATCGTTATCATCGCTATTATGATGGTCCATGAGCATAACCCTGTACTGGCGCGTGATACCATCTATGCGGCCGTTATGCTCGATATCAATGCCCTGCTGGGACTCGCAGCGATCATAGGGGGGATCAAGTATGGTGAACAGCCTTACAATGTGGATTCTTCAAACTCCTATCTCTCGATGCTGCTTGTTGCCATAGGTATCGCCATGGTGGTACCACACTTTATGGATGCAGCCCATATCGACAGTTATATGATGTTCAATGTGGTGATGTTCATTTTGCTCTATATTACCTTTACACGTATTCAGGTAGCATCGCACAGATACTTTTTCGAATATGAACATGAAGAGGAGGAGATATGTGATGAAGAGGGGCACTGTACCCCTAACCCGCATAAGATCAACGGATGGTACCATGGTGTGAATCTTGTCGTGGCCATCATCATGATCGGGGTGCTTTCGGAAATTTTGGCCATATTTATGGGAAATACGATGAAGACATTCGGACTGCCTCTCTCCATAGCTGCGGTGGGTGTAGCCCTTATCTCCGCTGCACCGGAGCTTATCACTGCGGTGCGTGCGGCGTTAGATAACCGTATGCAGACGGTTGTCAATATCGCTTTGGGGGCATCTTTGGCAACTATACTTTTAACGGTACCTGCGGTGATTGTTGTGACACGCTATATGGGAATGGATCTTAACCTTGCCATCACACCGGTACAAGGGGTAATGTTGGGATTGACACTGCTTGTGAGTATCGTGAACTTTAATGACGGGGAGACCAACATGCTTGAAGGTTTCCTGCATGTGATCTTGTTTGTGGTCTTTGTCTACTTACTGTTTGTTTAA
- a CDS encoding DUF3972 domain-containing protein, which translates to MEKLMKPAEYAQELGISRQAVYAKIKRGILTAKNVDGKLYIVVDNESGQETAPREEETTVITKKPISTQTNISVPLTDAKDYKALLKAKDETISVLKGTVKDLKKSNKQISTTLKGEIDLLKEAFYEMRTLYVHQLEQKQSQEAIEVISEEESMDAEEERWIGLKKFFKQHKITKEKEQAKIIKRLKKAYRAGDERIMGMEDKLKFNANKSYKDILK; encoded by the coding sequence ATGGAAAAGTTGATGAAACCTGCTGAGTATGCACAGGAGTTGGGTATCTCACGGCAGGCGGTCTATGCGAAGATCAAACGGGGGATATTGACAGCGAAAAACGTAGATGGTAAACTTTACATTGTCGTTGACAATGAGAGTGGACAAGAGACAGCCCCTCGTGAAGAAGAGACAACAGTCATTACAAAAAAGCCTATCTCAACGCAAACCAACATTTCTGTACCTCTCACAGACGCCAAAGACTATAAAGCACTGCTGAAAGCTAAAGATGAAACGATCTCGGTGCTCAAAGGTACCGTCAAAGACCTCAAAAAGTCCAATAAACAGATCTCAACAACACTCAAAGGGGAGATAGACTTGCTCAAAGAGGCATTTTATGAAATGCGTACACTCTATGTCCATCAGTTAGAGCAGAAACAATCCCAAGAAGCGATAGAAGTGATCTCGGAAGAAGAGAGCATGGATGCTGAAGAGGAGCGTTGGATAGGACTCAAAAAATTCTTCAAACAGCACAAGATCACAAAAGAAAAAGAACAGGCCAAGATCATAAAACGTTTGAAAAAGGCCTATAGGGCAGGGGATGAGCGTATTATGGGCATGGAGGACAAACTCAAATTCAATGCCAACAAAAGCTATAAGGATATATTGAAATAA
- a CDS encoding GerW family sporulation protein, with protein sequence MEHVKDVLKTSLEELERVLDTKTVVGEPIVIEGNTLIPLISIGFGFGAGGGTGKCKKSDDEGIGAGTGGGGGIKPVALVIINKEGDVRVEPIKSGMASAFEHLGETLGKVMQDKEEKSK encoded by the coding sequence ATGGAACATGTGAAAGATGTATTAAAAACCTCGTTGGAGGAGTTGGAAAGAGTACTGGATACCAAAACCGTCGTAGGAGAGCCGATCGTCATAGAAGGCAATACACTGATCCCGCTGATCAGTATCGGATTTGGCTTCGGTGCCGGTGGTGGTACCGGAAAGTGCAAAAAAAGTGATGATGAAGGCATTGGAGCCGGCACCGGTGGTGGTGGCGGTATCAAGCCGGTTGCCCTTGTGATCATAAACAAAGAGGGTGATGTCAGGGTTGAGCCTATCAAAAGCGGTATGGCTTCAGCATTTGAACATTTGGGCGAAACTCTTGGAAAAGTAATGCAGGATAAAGAAGAAAAGAGTAAATAG
- a CDS encoding DUF2953 domain-containing protein — MMEIIILLIGFLLFCLALLAIPVDLLFYLKKDETMEYRAELCILFGLLTIDMTKQDQKTEKSTSPKKKKREKKPHLPSWVESKRFIKRLMRLNMDLLHTLHIKELSMHWHIGLGDPADTGMILGILQPILLPWENATLSADFQEAVFEGYCKAHIRLFPIRIIGYILAFIFSGATLRMIKNSLIK, encoded by the coding sequence ATGATGGAGATCATAATTCTTCTGATCGGGTTTCTGCTCTTTTGTTTGGCTCTTCTTGCTATCCCCGTTGATCTACTTTTCTATCTGAAAAAAGATGAAACAATGGAGTACCGGGCAGAACTCTGTATACTGTTTGGTCTTCTGACTATCGATATGACCAAGCAGGATCAGAAAACAGAGAAAAGCACATCGCCAAAGAAGAAAAAAAGAGAAAAAAAGCCTCATCTACCGTCATGGGTAGAAAGCAAAAGATTTATCAAAAGACTAATGAGACTCAACATGGATCTTTTACACACTTTACATATCAAAGAATTAAGCATGCATTGGCACATTGGACTGGGTGATCCGGCAGATACCGGGATGATTTTAGGCATACTTCAACCGATCCTTCTACCTTGGGAAAACGCAACACTAAGTGCAGATTTTCAGGAAGCCGTCTTTGAAGGCTATTGTAAAGCACATATCCGCCTTTTTCCGATCCGGATCATAGGTTATATTTTAGCATTTATTTTTTCCGGGGCAACACTGCGTATGATTAAAAACAGTCTGATTAAATAG
- a CDS encoding 2TM domain-containing protein: MENQEAYQRAKKRVEAKFGFYTHLAVYIAVSFLLIIINLNTSAEYFWFQWPLIGWGIGVLFHALGVFVFPKKSAVTEKMIEKEMKKEALETEKNEDHTLSL; this comes from the coding sequence ATGGAAAATCAGGAAGCTTACCAAAGAGCTAAAAAAAGAGTAGAAGCGAAGTTTGGGTTTTACACTCATCTAGCAGTTTACATAGCTGTATCTTTTTTACTTATCATTATCAACCTAAATACCTCTGCAGAATACTTTTGGTTCCAGTGGCCGCTCATAGGCTGGGGCATTGGCGTATTGTTTCATGCTTTGGGAGTATTTGTATTTCCTAAAAAATCCGCTGTCACAGAAAAGATGATCGAAAAAGAGATGAAAAAAGAAGCCTTAGAGACGGAAAAAAATGAAGATCACACACTTTCTCTATAA
- a CDS encoding MBL fold metallo-hydrolase encodes MKITHFLYNAFIIESGNKKIAIDPGGLFFYFFRFTPLIPRSEWESITHIFVTHGDPDHYWHADRVAEASNAPIICNATMVRNINGKNLMLGPRDKGLAFTTEIHTIHTLSVDETIELDEMVITGIKTTHGPLRLKFGPFSKTLHPGPEERIGWGSMGFEIELDGKKIVNLGDTLLHEKEWQKIHAPDVLMLPIGGKMVHNTMDEQEALQAIRIIKPKLVIPCHYNCPAFFIKKYNPADDEMFKKEVEKMGIECAILYMGDSVDLNNNA; translated from the coding sequence ATGAAGATCACACACTTTCTCTATAATGCTTTTATCATAGAATCCGGCAATAAAAAAATAGCTATAGATCCAGGTGGATTGTTCTTTTATTTTTTCAGATTCACACCCTTAATACCTAGATCCGAATGGGAAAGTATCACACACATTTTCGTCACCCATGGCGATCCTGACCATTATTGGCATGCTGATAGAGTGGCAGAAGCCTCAAATGCGCCTATTATCTGTAATGCAACCATGGTAAGAAATATAAATGGAAAAAACTTAATGCTTGGTCCAAGAGATAAAGGTCTGGCATTTACAACAGAAATTCATACTATTCATACGCTTAGCGTTGATGAAACCATTGAGCTTGATGAGATGGTCATCACAGGGATCAAAACCACACATGGTCCACTTAGATTGAAATTTGGTCCTTTTTCCAAAACCCTGCACCCCGGTCCGGAAGAAAGAATCGGTTGGGGTTCTATGGGTTTTGAGATCGAGCTAGATGGAAAAAAGATCGTGAATCTTGGAGATACGCTTTTACATGAAAAAGAGTGGCAAAAGATTCATGCACCTGATGTATTGATGCTGCCTATCGGAGGGAAAATGGTACACAATACCATGGATGAACAAGAAGCTTTACAGGCAATACGTATCATAAAACCCAAACTAGTGATTCCCTGTCATTATAACTGCCCTGCTTTTTTTATTAAAAAATACAATCCGGCTGATGATGAGATGTTTAAAAAGGAAGTTGAAAAAATGGGTATCGAGTGTGCAATTCTCTACATGGGTGATTCAGTCGATTTAAACAACAATGCATAA
- a CDS encoding isoprenylcysteine carboxylmethyltransferase family protein encodes MHKHNPLKIWLNFFVRMTLFAVGLLWPAGTWQWWEAWVLVGLWSVYGLVTTMYLLRHDPALLAERLKLVPLHKEQKAWDKALMLLFFIAGIGLYLLPGFDVMRYAWSDPLPLWVRVIAMLVHIPSLALLFWVMHENTYLSQVVKIDKERGHEVITTGPYAVIRHPMYTVTIILLFAVPVALGSRFSLIISLFLTVLLIVRTYLEDRTLHAELEGYSEYAKQTVYRLIPGIW; translated from the coding sequence ATGCATAAGCACAATCCTCTCAAAATCTGGTTGAATTTTTTTGTACGTATGACTTTGTTTGCCGTTGGACTGCTGTGGCCAGCAGGTACATGGCAGTGGTGGGAAGCTTGGGTATTGGTTGGGCTTTGGAGTGTCTATGGCCTTGTTACGACTATGTATTTATTACGTCATGACCCTGCGTTACTGGCAGAACGATTAAAGCTTGTGCCGCTTCACAAGGAACAAAAGGCTTGGGACAAAGCCTTGATGCTACTTTTTTTTATTGCGGGTATTGGTCTTTATCTGCTTCCTGGCTTTGATGTGATGCGTTATGCGTGGAGTGACCCCTTGCCTCTATGGGTAAGAGTTATTGCAATGCTTGTACATATACCTTCCTTGGCACTACTGTTTTGGGTCATGCACGAGAACACCTATCTATCACAGGTAGTAAAAATTGATAAAGAACGTGGTCATGAAGTGATCACAACCGGCCCCTACGCAGTTATTCGTCATCCTATGTATACTGTAACGATCATTTTACTCTTCGCTGTTCCCGTTGCACTTGGATCTCGATTCTCATTGATTATTTCATTATTTTTGACGGTGTTGTTAATTGTCCGGACTTACCTAGAAGATCGTACATTACACGCTGAACTAGAAGGCTATTCTGAGTATGCTAAACAAACAGTTTACCGACTAATTCCAGGGATTTGGTAA
- a CDS encoding DsrE/DsrF/TusD sulfur relay family protein, whose amino-acid sequence MVTIILNHQPYDGSDVTWNALRLAKELHNNQEQVHIFLMNDAVDLARDKMTKPENYDHDLVTMLKELYRDGVHLQVCGSCNARCGILKNEPYFDEKVSSTMKILADWVIQSNKVLTF is encoded by the coding sequence ATGGTTACAATTATACTAAACCATCAGCCGTATGATGGCTCTGATGTAACATGGAATGCACTAAGACTAGCCAAAGAGTTACACAATAACCAAGAACAAGTACACATTTTTTTAATGAATGATGCGGTTGATTTGGCACGAGATAAGATGACTAAGCCTGAAAACTATGACCATGACTTGGTAACGATGTTAAAGGAACTATATAGGGATGGTGTACATTTACAGGTATGCGGTTCATGTAATGCACGTTGTGGTATTTTGAAAAATGAACCTTATTTTGATGAAAAAGTATCTTCTACAATGAAAATTCTTGCTGATTGGGTGATACAAAGCAACAAAGTTCTAACTTTTTAA
- a CDS encoding rhodanese-like domain-containing protein codes for MKKILLILPIILPLVMMAQPMGKMDLINQAKKEVGEMTPKKLKNLLDEAGDVIVLDVRESEQRSEGSIPSDDMNAEDFFAITRGNLEWEVEQLIKDKDAVIVTYCRRGGRGALASKVLREMGYKNATTLKGGLKGWANAGYPIKTGLGTTVLKNEK; via the coding sequence ATGAAAAAAATACTCTTAATATTACCGATAATATTACCATTAGTCATGATGGCTCAGCCCATGGGTAAAATGGATTTAATAAACCAAGCCAAAAAAGAAGTGGGAGAAATGACTCCTAAAAAATTAAAAAACCTGCTTGATGAAGCCGGAGATGTTATTGTTCTTGATGTAAGAGAAAGCGAACAGAGATCAGAAGGAAGTATTCCGTCTGATGACATGAATGCAGAAGACTTTTTTGCTATCACACGAGGTAATTTAGAATGGGAAGTAGAGCAATTGATCAAAGACAAAGATGCAGTTATTGTGACGTATTGCCGTAGAGGTGGTCGTGGCGCTTTGGCTTCTAAGGTTTTAAGAGAGATGGGATATAAAAATGCAACTACCCTAAAAGGTGGATTAAAAGGTTGGGCAAATGCAGGGTATCCTATAAAGACAGGTTTAGGCACTACGGTCTTAAAAAATGAAAAATAG
- a CDS encoding DUF302 domain-containing protein: MLKFLMKYFIDKKSLFQLMTYTVKSEKHIEDIVDKVDVLCTELNLALLHHYVYHEVVKEKGFPIERKVYIYEVCQAKVAALVLTDEPDFAPFMPCRIAIYEKDNHIVISTQNMQMMLDTLKANKELHIQTNTLFETLKSLMNTLK; the protein is encoded by the coding sequence ATGTTAAAATTTCTTATGAAGTATTTCATAGATAAAAAAAGTCTCTTTCAGCTCATGACTTATACGGTAAAAAGTGAAAAGCATATTGAGGATATTGTTGATAAAGTAGATGTATTATGTACTGAGCTTAATTTAGCACTTTTACACCATTATGTCTATCATGAAGTTGTTAAAGAGAAAGGCTTTCCTATAGAGAGAAAAGTATATATCTATGAGGTATGTCAAGCTAAAGTAGCTGCACTTGTATTAACTGATGAGCCAGACTTTGCACCTTTTATGCCATGTAGAATTGCGATATATGAGAAAGATAATCATATTGTCATATCAACACAAAATATGCAAATGATGTTAGATACATTAAAGGCTAACAAAGAACTCCATATACAAACAAACACGCTCTTTGAGACATTAAAATCGCTCATGAATACACTAAAATAA
- a CDS encoding helix-turn-helix transcriptional regulator, with the protein MLDMNQKIKIFKALGNETRFLIFKNVFTGGYTCSLDKKDPNVNVSAHATCVSTIAEHFEFSLPTISKHLKELREANIVTMEKKGNKIYIEPNIETVRELGGCFSTLVDNFEKNRELFFDDVVLS; encoded by the coding sequence ATGTTGGATATGAATCAAAAAATTAAAATCTTTAAAGCATTGGGAAATGAAACACGGTTTTTAATTTTCAAAAATGTATTTACAGGAGGGTACACATGTTCACTAGATAAAAAAGATCCCAATGTTAATGTAAGTGCTCATGCAACTTGTGTAAGTACCATAGCTGAACATTTTGAGTTTTCTTTACCGACGATTTCAAAACATTTAAAAGAGTTACGTGAAGCAAACATAGTCACTATGGAAAAAAAGGGTAACAAGATTTATATAGAGCCAAACATTGAAACAGTTAGAGAACTAGGAGGGTGTTTTTCTACCCTCGTAGATAACTTTGAAAAAAATCGTGAGTTGTTTTTTGATGATGTTGTATTGAGCTAA